Genomic segment of Vitis riparia cultivar Riparia Gloire de Montpellier isolate 1030 chromosome 19, EGFV_Vit.rip_1.0, whole genome shotgun sequence:
ATCAGTGATCATTTGTTCTGAACAAAGGCCATGTATGTGAAATTGCAAACTTCACATAATCATCCTCGCTAGGCATGCAGGTAGTAGGGCTGTCTTTaatcattttcccttttaaacTGATGTCGATTACATGTCCTTCTGAGATTGCATAATTGTTCTGGaatgatataaaaatgtttAAGAAATTGCCATTTAAGCCTAGCTTACAAGTCTTGGTATTCCTGATTCATTTTGCTTGCACgacctatttttcttcttcatttcactTATGGGAACTATACCACCTTGAGGAAAATGCTCAAGCGTAAACCTGCATAACCTTTGAGCATCCTTCAAAGATACATATGCAACTCCTTCCCTTCTTTAATTATTCTTGAATTAGCTGTTAACACCACAAAATTGTCTCCTAATGGTTAGATACTCTGGTGGTTTTCCTTagctttaaaaatcattaaatcctcatttcattttttgaaacaCTTCCAAGTGAAAGATTTTCATTAAACAAGTTAAGGTTTTTTGAAGAAGATAGATTGAACACGTGAGAATCCAAACTGATTTTCAAACcaaattttgaaatggaaaaCAGTTCATGAAAGAGTATTTTCAGTTTCTCCCAGATCACTCTCTCTTGGAATTCTAAGAAATCATGTCACCTATGGCTGGCATTAAAACGAAAACAAATTTGGCTAAAAACTTACTGGAATTTCATTTGAATCAGTCATGTAAAAGGGTTTTATCTCCCCCCCAACACTTAGAGATGAACCATTACAAATAGaatcaatttttcttcttcacacACTGGACTTTTGGAATCATGGACTGCTGTAAAGTTTTCAATAATGCAAAGATCAAGACCATGGGTCCAGAATTTTGAGGTGTGACAGTTACCttgttctttcttttgtattttttcagGTTGCTCACACTAGAACCGTCATACTGGGACTTGCCTGAAATGTTCAACAGGAATCTTGTACAAATGCTTACAGGTTGCTCTTACTTGGAGGTAAAATCATGAGACTAAAcccttcttttcttctccatgTTCTGCTGATCCTACCATCACTCTCTTTCAAAATGTTTGATCTCACACTGAGAGAGTATGCATAGGGGCTATTGAAGCAACCTTTCTTTCTACTTATGCAGTCTCTATGTCTAAAGATTCGAGGGGCAGAATTTGATGCCACTTTTTTCCGGTCCATTGAACATTTCCTGCCCAAAACTGTTAAAATCTTGAAGTTGCAGCCAGTGCTTGAACAAGATGTGATTCGTTTTATACGTGAGCTCAGTGTTAACCGGAATATTTTGGAGACAGCTGAATTTGGAATTCCCTCCTCTCCAGCATCCCCTGGTTTCAAATTGCAGTCCTTATCTCTTGTCTTAGATATCATATCCGATGAACTTATTAGTTCCATCACCAACTCTCTTCCGTTTCTGATTGAGCTTCATCTTGAAGATAGACCAAGCAAAGAACCATCACCATTCCATGATTTGACTAACAGTGGGCTTCAGTCTTTGAGGTTTTGTCGTCATTTAACTGACATCTCTCTTATACGAAGTAGACACAACCTCCCAGTATATTTCAAAAGGATAAATGATATGGGCATGCTTCTCCTTTCTGAGGGCTGCAGGCTCCTAGAGTCGGTGAGACTTGGTGGGTTCTGTAGAGTTAGTGATGCTGGTTTTGCATCAATTCTTCACTCTTGTTGGCacctaaaaaaatttgaagttcgTAATGCCTTACTTCTGTCTGATCTGGCCTTCCATGATCTCACTGGAGCCCCCTGTTCCCTGGTTGAGGTGAAATTGTCATCCTGTAATCTTATAACTAGTGAAACTGTTCATAAAATGGCCTCTTCCAGAAGGTTGGAGATGCTTGACCTCTTTGGCTGCAAGAGCATAGCTGACTCATCTCTCAGCTCCATTACATGTCTTAATAAACTAACTACATTGAATCTTGGAGGTGCTGATGTTACGGACAGAGGTTTATCTGTTCTCAGTCAGGGGTATTCACCCATTTCACATTTGTGCCTTAGAGGCTGTAAGAGGGTAACTGACAAAGGGGTTTCTCTTTTGTTTCATGGCTGTGGAGTGATTAGTAAAACATTGACAGCACTGGATTTAGGCCACATGCCAGGGATATCAGATAAATCCATTCTCACAATTGCTGCAGTTGGTACAGGGATTACTGAATTGTGCATTAGGTATTGTTTCTATGTGACCGATTCTTCAGTGGAAGCATTGGCCACAAAAAGAAGGCTTCAGGATGGAAGGAAACCACTTCGGAAGCTAGATCTCTTTCACTGCACTGGGTTGTCTGTTAAATCATTAGAGTCATTGAAGAGGCCTTTCTTTCAAGCTCTAAAGTGGATTGGTCTTGGGCGCACTTGTTTGAGTGGTAAAGGAAATGAAATCTGCAATGAACGCCCCTGGCTGACTCTCTGTTTGGATGGCTGTGAAATGGGATGTCATGATGGATGGCACTTCCATAGACCAGAGACCAGAGACCATTAAAGTTGGATCTTGATCATTTTTAAGTGCTCGCCAGCTTCCTTAACCAGGGTCTAGATATTCATGTAAGTTCCACCATATTATCAGACTAACCATGGGATTTCAATAGTTTTGGAAGAGTgaaaagaagaataaataaTGTTTCACAACCCATGTAACAGTAGCTGCTAGATTATGAAGTGCTTATTAACGATTaagttcctttttctttgatgCAGGGGCTGTACTCATGAACCTTAAACTAGGTTCTCTATGTGGTCTAAGACTACCTTAGAGGAGGCAATCGAGATTGAAAATGACAGTACTTCTGCTAGTACTCTTCAGAAAGTTCCTTGTCATCTAAGCTTCCCCTATGGGAAGGCAATTAAGATGGAGACAAACTGAACAAATTCTACTTCTGCCAGTGTTCCCAAGACTTCTCTCTGACCCCAGAAGCTCACCCCTACAAGGAGGCAATGATGATAGATACCGCTGTCGTTTCACCCAGTTTTAGCAATGGTCAACAGCCAAGTAtcaatttgttttccttttcagaGTTTTCTCAGCAAGCAAGCAAAGggttaaaatagtttttgtcagggattttgtttttttcccttggATTCTTGTTGGGTCATTTTCATCCCTTTAAGAAGAGATGTTTCAAGATGTTTCAAGGGCTTTTCCGGATGGATAGAGATGGTGAAGACCATGCTTCTATGGTTTGAGGAAAGGCAAGGGTTGTTTTCCAGATTAGAAACTTAAATGCtgtattatttcatatattggGTACCTTGTTCTTGTGGTAGAAAATTATTTCCAGAGGCATCGTTGGTACAAAAAATttagtcatttatttttaaagaaacaatCAATTTGAGCTAAACTTAATATGATATCTAACCCGAAGTATTCAACCTAAATCTACCGTAACTTTATTTCTTTAAAGTTCAAGTTGGTTAGGTTAGACTCGGTTGAATGGTTTGTATAATGAATATggaaaaaacttttttctatatatgtataaaaaaatttaaatagtaaatccaataaaatttcatgatgccaataaaaataaaataaaaattatatatatcattctaaaaaatgaaaatatataaaatataacatttctACTTAAATTGAGCTTAGATTAAAATGGCATAACCCAAATTCAATtcatatattgaaaatgattacGATCCAATATCCAAATCTCGGATTGGATTAGATCGATCAAAGCCATCTAAGTAGCACCTTATTTTgaccattgtttttttttttattattgttttgaaaatttgagtttagaagagaaaaaaaagggtgaAAACATCAATTtgacctttttttaaaaagaaaaatgaaaaatatttttaaaaagctgaaaaaaaaaaaagggaagaaaagagaaTCACATAAGAGACCTAGGGCTATGAGACaaaaagaatataatataaatataaataaaatacgatattatatatatttggtatGTAGCAACTGAGCTATGGACTCATTTAATTTGTACTGTGGGTCTTTAGTATGTCCTGGCCTGGCCACCTGCAAAAAGtgtagttttaatattaaaatatttccaaattttaGCTTTAAGCATGACGTTAAACCACTTTTACCTATTGGTTTTAACATCACAGTTGAAAACCAGAGTCATTGATTTGAAAAGGATGTGCATAGACACAAAGCATTGCTGTGATGGCAGACTCAATTATTTGAAAGCTAACCTCTAATTGTAGATAGATATGATTTTGGCTTAGACTGGAAGCACGTAGCAATCGCTTTCTAAGTGCTTAAATCTCCAGAAGCGGCTTTGTGACGACATATGACGACCGCGGGTCTTGATTTCTTTAGCTCCACTGTGCCACAAAGGCTTGGAGGGGAGGGGAGgctaagaaaaatagaaaaatacaataatttttcaaaatatatttattttttaaattacgatactttcaaatttgaagaaatttaataaaaagtcattttttattaaaattttgaagttgtattttaaaaagatatcctcaatatttaaagtaaaaatattcttctaaaaagatatatattttgatacattcatataaaaaaaatcacataatagAAACtctattgtaaaaaaaataattaatatttcatatattttttggtcaaataaattatatttgaccATTCAGATATTACATTTTAATGATATGTGTTATCTTTGATTATCTTaggtattatttttaattaatgagtgcataaaatttaaattatttttaaaagatttttattttataattatttttatataactatGTGGAAACTCACTTTTTCATTGACAATGTCATAAATTTAAGtatttgagaataaataaataaatagtaaaaagtatatttgacaattaaataacagaaaataatttcttattttcgaaaatagaaaaaagatgttttttttagaactcacttattttctaagagttattttaaaaaataatgagacaaatataaagaataattacaaataaataaagtactaatatacaaaatttattttaaaaaatatatgaaaacatataaaataaattaaagacattccaaattcccaaataaaatgaatgaactgttttttaaaattgttttcaagatctattttttaaaaatagtttttaaaaacatttctaaataGAAACTAAGGGCCGTTTgttcatgttttctaaaattgtttttaagttaaaggataaaaaataattttttaaaaaaagtttaagaaaataacaaaatgaattcatattttcctttttttaaaaaaactagtGAAAATAATTCTTACTTGTTCtctatttaactttattttaaaaaattgtatctAGAGAATAATAGCCAAATagtgttaataaatttttaaaaacaattttctgtttttaaaaacaaaaaattgtttttaaatcccatgatcaaacaaactctaaaggcttgtttggttgctatttttgaaaattgttatggaaaatagtttttaagaatagttttttatgtttttagaaaaaaaaaatgtttggttgagttaatatttttttttaaaacaagtaaaacaaaaaaaaaaacatgtttggagttgttgttgttgttgttgtttttttttattattattattaataagtattttcttctattaacttgatattataaataaataaataattttttttaatttacacttcatttaaattaaaaaaattattccattttgaaatttttacattgattataaccttttttttataaaaaaaatgattacttTGTAAACAtgcataattatatttaattttgacaatatttttgttCACACAAATGATAAacttcttaattattttaaaaatatttattttaatcagaAATGTATAGTACTAATAcatgttttcattaaaaaaaaaacattcaattaTGCATATGCTAACATAATCAATATTAacaatctctctttctctctctctctctctctctcacttaGAGTCACTACACAGTACACCCTTGGGTCTCACGACTCTGCTACGTAGTTAGGCGTATAGATTCACACACACCTTTTATCTACTCTTGACTAGCTGCTTTTTGTTTTGTGGCGTTGGGTTTAACAGGGTTGTTGTAAATGCGGTTGGGTTATGGGGAAGACGGGAGGAAGCTCATGGTTGACTGcaataaaaataaccaaattcaatcaaatccttttaaacatatgcaaaattttagCATGACTGGATTTATTGCAAGagatatatatgataaaaatacaCCAAATGGACAAGACAAATGTATTAAAAGTGTGATACTATATAAAAGGGCCTAGTTTTGGTTTCTAATGTAAGTACTTTTTGGCGGCCTTGTGATATTTAGGTTtctaacaaaaaaacatgtatgATACACTTGCACTAGAATTATAATGACTTACAATACAAACTAATATGGTATGATAAGACATGACTTCTAAGGCAATAAATTGTATTCTAAGAGATAGATATGATATAAATATACTGAATATAAAAGGCATATATACTAAAAGTAACAATGCTTTATGAAAgtatttaatattgttttttagcATAAGCTAACACTTGCTTGTATCTTTGGACAATATGCAGAAGACAAATTTTTTAGCAATGTGATCAAGacatttaaatttcttataaaaaatcatattgagACAATTATACTCAATGTATACAATGAATGCACTAAAACTATAATAACTTATActtaagtgcattaggagttgcatgaaaaatctaagtcatgagttATTTTTATTCACAGTCAATTCATAGAGTCAAACAATTGATCTAAGGTTGTAGTGTAATATCTCCTAATATGAGGGATGATTTGTCTAAATTatcaggatgagtttcccatgatgagtacATTAATGTGTGTGGTTATATATTGAACAAGACTTATAGTAAATCATGACATTATTGACTATCAAGTAATTATGATTTCATTAAGTTACTATTCTACATAGATTCTCAAACTagagagaatattaagctagTATTGAGATCTTTAATAGTTTTGACTTATGGATGAAACCTTAAGGTGGTAAGATATTCtctatagattgggtcactattgattaagGTAAGTGacaataattattctttatagaGTTGTTATGATATCCCAagagattgagacagtgtgttcCCTTGGATGATCTTAAGGACTTATGAATGTAAAATCTATGGTGCCACAATAATTCctattagcccaagggttcCTCTATGTGagttttaatgataataaatcatGTTTAGTTTGCTTATGGTTAAAAATCAAGATCAGATATAGGTGTTAAATGCAAAATTCTTTTAGAAATTCAACTTACTCATCAAAGGATCAAAATAGCATGAGAAGAAGTGTGCATGAAGGTTGTTCACGTTTAGGAACTTAATGTAAGATGGATATCTGCGTGCACCTAGGAATCTTAACCTATTCATACATCATTTCTCATACTCGGTTCTTTCTTTAAAAGACTGTTTTATCAAAACCTGaacatatcattaaaaaatttaggcAAATTCTCTCAAAATTACTCATAAGACCTTTTTTAAAGTTGTTGCTTGAGTGTTAGAAAAGTTTGGTTAAAAAATGAagggttttttttaatgtttttttgtcCAACTAGTCAAGGGTATGCTTAATCGATTGTGATCTGATTCAATTGGTTACCCTTTCTCAGTCGAGGACTAATCAAGGGTGCGCAAAAACCTTCACTTTTTTCTAGAAGGCTTGTCTTCTAGATCGAGGATAAGTCTTTCTTGATCAAGGATAAGCCTTTTCAAGTCAAAGGTAACCCTTTTCTAGTCAAGGTTCGAATAAGTCCTAATCATTTGCAGTGCATTAAATGTCCAACGACTAATCAATTGATCGAACCGAAGCTTCACTAAACGAGGCTAGTTGATGTCCTTTTTAGTGCTTAAGGCTGGAAACTTATAGATTGAGAACTCCACTTTATTAATTGCATAGTAAACACCTGCTATCATCTTCTTACCTATTTGTTTATCATATAAAAGCTTTCAACTTCTCTTTTGGTGCATTGAATCATCATATGCAAACCACCTGAGCACACCCTTGTTATTCATCCTAGATTATATTTACTTGTTCATTTATTGAGCTAGGATGAGAGTGCTTTCATTCGTAGTTATTGAAGTGAGGTTTTAAGTGTTTAGAGCTTCAAGTTGAGGTATACTTGAAAGGAACTTGTAGTGCCCATTGAAGCTgaaaaatccaagtgtaaaggattggaagtttggttgaagcttTAAGTTAGTGGAACCTTTACTTGGTTGGAGTTTGAAAATAGTTGATGTGGGCAAGGAttgccaaaccactataaatctcAAGTTTGCTTTCTCTATctcttatctctttatattcaCTACTCTATATTTGACTAAATTTATTGTGTTTtccaaaacttttcaaaaacccaattcaccacTCCCCTTGGgtgattttcttaattaattagcctttaAATTCACAATGCTTTGTTGACATACAGTTTTAAGGAAAATTGGAGATCTAATCATATGTATGCATTATGGCAATAAAAGGCTGTAGGAAATTAAACcaaattcccaacccgtgagaaacaaaaaattagagaaaacacacaccaaagaaaaacaatcacacgcacaagacagtatttacgtggttcggcaattttcCTACAttcacggagttgcagggatatcactattatcagggaagaatacagagtgcAACctggcggctacaatattctctctatatatataacacgataatcccaccacactaaaaaaccctaattacaaaacgtggttccacaatgggctaaacgagcctaacaggcctcaataaatctcccattaaaaagccatgcaatattattcgggtcgggttgtcaaatcggatcaaacaaaactaagctccacaaagcccaacaaatctcccacttggagactagttcaatcaccaacatcaaaccgctatcctccaagaaacaatccctcgttcctgcaactcatcctcctgtcctcaagctagaagaccaattgaagctgcccacaacttcaacttcttaatagtgacacccttagtcaacatgtctgctgggttcttagatccataaatcttctcaagtattaccagtttatcttcaacaaggtaatggataaagtggtattttgtttttatatgcttcgactttgaatgaaaagccgaatttttggcaagaaaaattgcactctgactgtcactgtgtagaatgcccatctcctacttcttacccaattcatctaagaaaccatgtagccaaatcatctcctttccagcttcagcTGCTGCAACATACttagcttctgtagtagacaaagtaacaatcttctgtaaatttgaagcccatgatatagctgtaccacctagagtaaaaacaaatccaatagtactctttctactatcaatatcaccagcaaaatcagcatctacataaccctgcagtttcaaacttgcacctgtgaagcaaagacatgtatctaatgaacccttcagatatcttaaaatccacttgactgcctctcaatgctgctttccaggcctactcatgaatctactcacaactcccactacatatgcaatgtctggccttgtacacaccatagcatacatcaagctgccaatagctgaggcatagggcaccttgctcatatggtccctttcttcttctgtcttcggtgattgt
This window contains:
- the LOC117909189 gene encoding F-box protein At-B; its protein translation is MGLLETEQKQSKMVGVGLEGLPTTLINEIIVKLDTETLCSVACVSRALRFAVSEALPLSSSLDLSAFSPDAQTLNHLVSRCKGLKILTLDCLRLDDSSITIFLGPHIQELNLLRCSLLSYQLLRSIGESLPNLRLLTLEPSYWDLPEMFNRNLVQMLTGCSYLESLCLKIRGAEFDATFFRSIEHFLPKTVKILKLQPVLEQDVIRFIRELSVNRNILETAEFGIPSSPASPGFKLQSLSLVLDIISDELISSITNSLPFLIELHLEDRPSKEPSPFHDLTNSGLQSLRFCRHLTDISLIRSRHNLPVYFKRINDMGMLLLSEGCRLLESVRLGGFCRVSDAGFASILHSCWHLKKFEVRNALLLSDLAFHDLTGAPCSLVEVKLSSCNLITSETVHKMASSRRLEMLDLFGCKSIADSSLSSITCLNKLTTLNLGGADVTDRGLSVLSQGYSPISHLCLRGCKRVTDKGVSLLFHGCGVISKTLTALDLGHMPGISDKSILTIAAVGTGITELCIRYCFYVTDSSVEALATKRRLQDGRKPLRKLDLFHCTGLSVKSLESLKRPFFQALKWIGLGRTCLSGKGNEICNERPWLTLCLDGCEMGCHDGWHFHRPETRDH